One genomic window of Carassius gibelio isolate Cgi1373 ecotype wild population from Czech Republic chromosome A10, carGib1.2-hapl.c, whole genome shotgun sequence includes the following:
- the ykt6 gene encoding synaptobrevin homolog YKT6 — MKLYSLSVLYKGSTKANLLKAAYDLSSFSFFQRSSVQEFMTFTSALIVERSALGSRASIKEQEYLCHVYVRNDSLGAVVIADSEYPSRVCFTLLDKVLDEFSRQVNSTDWPSGSPATVQYTALDSHLAKYQNPREADAMTKVQAELDETKIILHSTMESLLERGEKLDDLVQKSEHLGNQSKAFYKTARKQNSCCEIM; from the exons ATGAAACTCTACAGTCTGAGCGTTTTGTATAAAGGCTCGACGAAGGCCAACCTTCTGAAGGCAGCGTATGATCTATCATCATTCAGTTTCTTCCAGAGATCCAG TGTGCAGGAGTTCATGACATTCACCAGTGCACTGATTGTTGAGCGCTCAGCGTTAGGAAGCCGTGCGTCTATCAAAGAGCAAG AGTACTTGTGTCACGTGTATGTGCGGAATGACAGTCTCGGTGCTGTTGTGATCGCAGACAGTGAATATCCCTCCAGAGTCTGCTTCACTTTACTTGATAAG GTGCTGGATGAGTTCTCCAGACAGGTCAACAGTACAGACTGGCCGTCTGGTTCTCCAGCAACCGTTCAGTACACAGCACTGGACAGCCATCTGGCTAAATACCAG AATCCACGTGAGGCTGATGCTATGACCAAAGTGCAAGCAGAACTGGATGAAACCAAAATTATTTTG CACAGCACAATGGAGTCGCTGCTGGAGAGAGGAGAGAAGCTGGATGATTTAGTTCAGAAATCTGAGCATCTGGGAAACCAATCAAAAGCCTTTTATAAAACG GCACGCAAGCAGAACTCGTGCTGCGAGATCATGTGA